The genome window AGGGCTGGCTGGAGCGCGCCGCCCGCCTCGGGCGCGGCGCGGCCTCCACCGAGGTGGCCGCAGCGCGCGCCACCGACCCCGCGTGCGGCGCACTGCGCGGCCTGGGAGCGGCACTGGCGGCCGGTGAGGTCTCGCGCCAGCACGTCGAGGTGGCCACGCGCCTGCTCCCGCGCCTGCCCCAGCGCGTGCTCGACGAGCGGCGCGAGGAGGTCGACGACCACCTCACCGACCAGGCCCGCGACTTCTCCCCCAGCGACACCGACACCCTCACCAAGCACCTGCGCCGCGCGGTCTGCTCCGATGACCCCGCTGACCAGTGGCCTGAGCCGCCCGCCGCCAGCTACGAGCGCCGGCAGGGCAGCTGGTACACCGACTGGACCGGCATGGTCCAGTTCCGCTTCTCCGTGCCCGAGGCCGACGCCTTGCCGCTCACCGCCGCCCTGTCAGGTCTGGCCGCCCCCACGCGCTGCGCCTCCCCCGACTCCGGAGACCAGGACGACGACGACGGCGACCCCGGCGGCGCGGAGGCCCCGGTGGACGTGCGCACCACCACCCAGCGCAACGCCGACGCCTTCGCCGAGCTGGTCCGGCGCGGCGAGAGCGCCCCCGGAGACCTCGAGGCCGAGGTGGGACGACTCGTGGTCGTCGCCACCGAGGCCCAGCTGGCCGAAGATCCAGGTGCCGGCGGCGCGGTCTGCACCCACGACCCCGACCCGCTGTCCACCACCGCCCTGCGGCGGCACGCCTGCGACGCCGTCGTCGACAAGGTGGTGCTCGACCGCCACGGCGCCGTGGTCCGCATGGAGTCCCTCGGACGGCTCGCCACCCGCGCGCAACGCCGTGCGCTCGCCGCGCGGGACGGCGGGTGCGCCTTCCCCCAGTGCAGCGCCCCAGCCACCTGGTGCGAGGCCCACCACATCGTCTTCTGGAGCCAGGGCGGCGCCACCGACGTGGCCAATCTGGTGCTGCTGTGCTCGCGGCACCACACCGAGATCCACCTCGGTCACTGGACGATCACCGTGCGCGCCGCAGTGCCCTGGTTCGTGCCGCCGCCGTGGGTCGACGCGGCCCAGCGGCCGCTGCGCAACTCCTTCCACCAGCGGATCGCCGCGACCCGCGCCGCCGCGGCCGACCTGCGCCGACAACCCGGTGGACAACCCGGTGGACAACCCGGTGCGCGACCCGACCACCAGGAGGACGCAGACGCCGAGGCGGCGTGACACCCGCGCTGCGACGCTCTGCAGCGCGCCGGCGTTCCGGCGCACCAGGAGGGGCGACGCGTCCTCCTGCTCGCCGACGAGGCACCGCCGCGGTCACGCGCGCCACAGGGCCGTGGTGTCGCTGTGCCGCGCAGAGTCTGCTGCTCGCGCACCAGGTGACGGAGGTGCGCTCCTCACGGCCTGGTGGCCCCGGGCCGCACGTGGACCTCACTCTCGGGTCTCTCGCGGGGGATCGGACTGATGGGGTCGTGGCGTCCACGCTGGCGGTGTCCGCCCTCCAGCGCGCCACAGGAGCGGATGGACTCTCGCTGCTGCTCCTGGGAGGTGGCCTCCACCCCGAGCACCGCCTCGGCCTGGCTGCACGGGCGATCAAGGACGTCGGTGCCCACGTCCGTGGCGGGAGCCGCGGATCTGGCGATGTGGTGGCGTGAGCGTGCAGGGCTGATCGGGTGCCTTCACCGCTGCGGCGGCCCAGCCGGAGCCGCCCGCTGCCGATCCAGGTGCATGACCTCTGAGCAGCGCGGCGTCCCGACCCTCGGCAGCGTCTTCGACGGCTTCCAGACCGACACCCGGCGCACCCGGCCCGCGCTGGCCCGCGTCCTGGACCGCGTGCGCGCCCTCGTGTGGCCCCCCGCCTGCTCCCAGCCCCACCACTGATCCCGCGCTGCACCTCCGCGACGAACTGGCGCAGAGGCGTCACCACCCCATGCTCAGGCTGGCGGTGCGCTCCTGCGGAACCGGGAGGCCAGGTACTGGTCGACGGCGTGCCGGCTGCTCCGCCACGTTCCGTCGGCGTCCTGGTAGGACTCCAGACGCCCCCGACGCGCAGCGTGCCGCAGGGCTACGAGGGCGATCTCGGGTGTGACCAGCACCGCCAGAGGGACCATGCGCGCTGGCCCGGCGATGCTCGGGATGATGAACCGGTCATGGCGGCTGCGGTCGTGCGCCTGGGTGTAGACCCAGCGAGCCGCATCTCCGCATCCCTGCACCGTCAGGTGCTCGCGCAACGGCTCGTCGCCCACGGGCCGCTGGCGTTCGAGCAGAGCCTCGACCTCGCGGAGGACGAGCGTGTTCCCCCCGAGCGCTGTGGAGTGGTGAGCCTCCAGGTGCCCGATGTCGTCCCACACCGCCGCAGCCTCCTGCGGCGTGGGGAGTCCGCCACGCCGATCCCGCACGTCAGTGGTGGCCGTGTCGAGCCGCCGGTAGACCGTCGCCCTTGAGGGCCTTCCACGATCGACCACGGGGACCTCCGGTTCTGGCAGAGGGGAACAGCATCCAGTTGATCGGCCCCAGAAGAGCCGTGAGAGGTCTGTCCACCGCATCAGCGGAGCTCCACCGAGCTGCAAGACCATCCCCGGAAAGGGGCTCGAGGCGCCGGGGCGCAGACGGGTGACGCTCGCACCGACGAGTGGATCACCGCCCTCCACGGGTCGATGCACCACCGTGCCGCGCGACACCCCCCGCTCCGACAGGGCCCCCCGCCCTGCGCTGTGCGCGGCCGCCGCGTCCGCGCTCGTCGTCGTCGTCGCTCCGTTCCTGCTGCCGGGCACCACGGGCACCGCCACCAGCGCGGTGGCCTACCTGGCGCTGCTGGCCAGCGCGGGCCTGCTGATCCGGTGGCGCGGCCGGCGAGCGGCGGAGGAGCAGCGGACGTGGCGCCTGCTCGGCGCGTCGCTGTGGGCCATCACCGCTTCCGTCCTCGCGGTGGCCGTGGCGGTGCGCGCGGGGCTGCCCGCCGCCACCACCACCGCGGTCCTGTGCGCCGGGGTGCTGGTGATGATGACGCTGACGTACCTGGCGGTCATCCGCTGGACCCGGCCCGACCCCGAGGGCCGCGGCATCGACCCCGACCACCTGGTGGGGACGGTCTGCGCGATCGTGGTGCTCACCACCGCCGCCCAGGCGCTCACGCACCTCGCCGGCCTGGCCGTGGGCTTCGGACCCGCGCTGCCCGGCCTGGTGTCGATCAGCGGCAACCTCGTGGTGGTGGGCGTGCTCACCGCCACCACGCGCGGGGCCCTGCGCCGCGGCGACCCGCGGCCCGCGGTGCTCAGCGCCGCCCTGCTGCTCGTGGCGGCGGGGACCGCGGCCGTGCTGGCGAGCCAGCTCCCGCTCATCCCGTGGGCCCTGCTGGTGCGCGCGCCGTGGCCGCTGGCGCTGGCCGTCTGCGCGGCGCTGCCCGCGGTGCCGCACCCCCGCGAGCGGCAGGACGTGGTCATCAGCAGCACCACGGGGTACGCGGTGGTGGCCGGGGCGCTGCCCGTGGTCACCCTCGCCCTGGTCGAGCGGATGACGGGCGTGGCCGTGGTGGCCTCCCTGGCGGCGCTGGCCGCCTCGGGGCGGCTGCTGCTGGACGTCCGCGAGCTGAGGGCGCTGGTGGCCAACCGCCGCTCCTCCCTCGTCGACGAGCTGACCGGGCTGCCCAACCGGCGCGCCGTGACAGCGCTGCTGGCCCGGGTGCTGGTGCAGCGCCAGCCGGTGGTGGTGGCCGTCATCGACCTCGACCGCTTCAAGGACGTCAACGACGCCCTCGGCCACGCCGCCGGCGACGAGCTGCTGCGCTGCGCCGCCGACCGTCTGCGCGAGGTCCTCCTGCCCGGGGAGGTGGTGGCGCGCCTGGGCGGCGACGAGTTCGTGGTGGTGGCCCCCTGCGAGCCCGGCTCCGGTGCGGCGCTGCGCGCCGCGACCCTGGGCACCTCGGTGGTGACCGCGCTGGGCGAGCCGGTGGAGCTCGGCGCGGGCAGCGTGCTGGTGGGCGCGAGCACCGGCACCGCCTCCTGGCTCCCGCCGCTCTCCCCCGCCGCCGGAGCCGAGGACGACGACGACGCGGTCGCGCTGACCTCCTGGCTGCTGCGCGCCGCCGACGCCGCGATGTACGACGCCAAGCGCTCCGGCAGCGGTTGGGTGGCCCACGACCCCGCGCGCCACGACGACGCCGCCGGCCAGCTGGCGCTGGTGGCCGACCTGCGCGTCGCTCTGGCCCAGCGGCAGCTGGTGCTGCACCACCAGCCCCAGGTGGACGCCACCACGGGGCGGCCGGTGGGCGTGGAGGCCCTGGTGCGCTGGGAGCACCCGGCCCGCGGGCTGCTGGGCCCAGCGCGCTTCCTCGACCTGGCCGAGGCGCACGGGCTGATGGGGCCGCTCACCGAGGAGGTCCTCCGCCTCGGCGTGGAGCAGCTGGCGGCGTGGCGCACCGGCGGGCTCACGCCGCGGATGTCGTTGAACCTGCCTGCCAGCGCCCTGCACGACGTCGAGCTGCCGCACCGCGTCTCGGTGCTGCTGCTCCAGCACGGCGTGCCCGCGTCCAGCGTGGTGCTGGAGGTGACGGAGTCGGTGCTGCTGCGCGACGTCGAGAGGTCCAAGGACGTGGTGCAGGCGCTGCGCGGGGCGGGAGTGCGCGTGAGCATCGACGACTTCGGCACCGGCCAGTCCTCCCTGTCCCGGCTGCGCGACCTCGCGGTGGACGAGCTGAAGCTCGACGCGTCCTTCACCGCCGGCCTGCTGGCGGACGATCGCGCCCGCACGATCGTGGGCAGCACCGTGGCGCTGGCGCACGCGCTCGGCCTGAGCGTGGTGGCCGAGGGCGTGGAGGACGCCGAGACCCTGGCCTGCTTGGCCGCCCTCGGCTGTGACGAGGTGCAGGGCTACCTGTACGCCGCGCCGATGCCCGCCGAGCGGTGCGCGGCGTGGTGGACCGCCCGAGCAGGGGCGCACGCGCCCGCGTCGATCTTGGGTGCCCAAGATCCTCAAGTGCCCGCGCGGTGATGTCGATCTCTAGGGAGACACACCCTTCCCCTGACCGATGGAGGTCTCGTGCTCCACCGCCTCGCCGACCTGCGGGTCGCTCACAAGCTCTACGTCGGCTTCGCCGTCGTCTGCCTGCTACTGCTCGTCGTGGCGGGGGTGAGCGCCTCCCGGCTCACCCAGGCCCAGGCCAACCTCGACCAGCTCGCCGGGTCCGGCCTCGCCTCCGTCGACACCGCCGACCGGGCGGCACTGGCGCTGCTGCAGGTCCGCTTCGACGCCGCCAACCTCGCGCTGGTCACGGACCCGTCCGCCATCGCCGACGCTGTGAAGACCCTCCAGACCGACGATGCCGCCCTCGACGCGGCGTGGACGAAGTACCAGGAGTCCGGGCCCGCCTCCTCGGCCGACCAGCAGAGCGCCTTCACCTCGGCGCTGACGGCCTACCGGGCCGCCCTCCAGAAGATGGTCCCGCTGGCGCAGAGCAACCAGGTCGAGGCCTTCCTCGAGGTCCGCACGCAGGAGGCGACGCCGGCGGCCAAGGCGGCCTTCACCGCCGTCGACGCCATCACCCAGACCGAGCTCAAGTCCGCCGCGGACCTGGCAGCGCAGGGGCAGACCGCCTACCGGGCCGCCCTGGCCCTCCTCGTCGGCTGCGCGGTGACCGCCCTGGCGCTGGCCGTCGGCATCGCCCTGGTGGTGGCCCGGTCGGTGACCCGGCCGCTGGCCAAGGTCGTCGCCGTCATGGCCGGCGTCGCCCAGGGCCGCCTCGACCAGCGCGTGGCCCTGACCACCAAGGACGAGGTCGGCCAGCTGGCGGTCTCCACCGACGCCTCCCTGGAGTCCCTGTCAGCGGCGATGCAGGAGATCACCACCGAGGCCCGCTCCCTGGCCACGGCCTCGGCCTCCCTGTCCAGCGTGTCCACCCAGATGGCCTCCGGCGCCGAGGAGGCCGCCACCCAGACCCAGGTCGTCTCGGCAGCCTCCGAGCAGGTCACCGCCTCCATCTCCACCGTCGCCGCCGCCGGGGAGGAGATGACCGCCGCCATCGCCCAGATCGCCTCGGCCACCGCCGACGCCTCGGCGATGGCCTCCTCGGCGGTCAGCGCTGCTGGCTCGGCCGGGACCGCCATCGAGCGCCTCGGGGTCTCCTCCCGCGAGATCGGTGACGTGGTCAAGCTCATCACCTCCATCGCCGAGCAGACCAACCTCCTGGCCCTGAACGCCACCATCGAGGCCGCCCGCGCCGGTGAGCTGGGCAAGGGCTTCGCGGTGGTGGCCGGGGAGGTCAAGGAGCTGGCCCGCCAGACCGCTCAGGCCACCGAGGAGATCGTGGGCAAGGTGACCGCCACCCAGGCCGACACCGCGGCCGCGGCCTCGGCGGTCACCCAGATCGGTGAGGTCATCGCCCGCATCGACGAGGTGCAGTCCACCATCGCCGCGGCGGTGGAGGAGCAGTCGGCGACCACCAGCGAGATGGTCCGCAACGTCACCGAGATCTCCACCGGGTCGGCGCAGATCTCCGCGAACGTCTCCGACATCGCCGCGGGCACCGAGCAGAACCGGGAGTCCGCTGGTCACACCGCCACCACCGCCGGGTCCCTGGCGGCCTCGGCCAGCCGTCTGCAGGAGCTCACGGGCCGCTTCACCGTCTGACCCCGTCGGACGAGGTCCCGCCCGGGACCCTACGAGAGCCCCCGGCCAGCGCTGCCCGCGCCGGCCGGGGACTCTCGCCTCTCTCCAGGGGACGTCGACGGGCGAGACGCACCCGACGTACCCCTCAAGGCAGACGGCGACCGACCGATACAGGGACTCACAGCCGTCTCCCAGCAACCGCATCGGAGGGTCCCGTGCTCCACCGCCTCGCAGACCTGCGCATCGCGCACAAGCTCTTCGCCGGCTTCGGCGCCGTCTGCCTCCTGGTCGGCCTCGTCGGCGGGCTGGCGCTCACGCGCCTCGCCCAGTCGCAGGCGAACCTCGACCGGCTGGCCACGTCCGGTCTGGTCTCGGTCGACACCGCGGACCGCTCGTCGCTGGCGCTCCTGCAGGTCCGCTTCGACGTCGCCAACCTCGCCCTCGCCAAGGGGGGTGACGTGGCCGCCGCGGCGGACGCGCTGGCGACGAGCGACGCAGCGCTCGACACCGCGTGGAAGGCCTACACGGACTCCGAGCCGTCGTCGACGGCCGAGCAGCGGACCGCCTTCACCACGGCCCTGTCCCAGTACCGTGCCGCGCTGGCCGAGATGGTGCCGCTGGCCAAGGCCGGAGACTCGGCGGGCTTCATCGAGGTCCGCAAGCAGAAGGCCACCCCGGCGGCCAAGGCCGCCTTCGCCGCCGTCGACGCCATCACCAAGACCGAGCTGACCACCGCGAGCGAGATGGCCGCCGAGGGGAAGGCCTCCTACCGCGCCTCGGCGCTCCTCGTGGCCGGCTGCGCCGTGGCCGCCATCGTCCTCGCCGTCCTCATGGCGCTCCTGGTCTCCCGGTCCGTGAGCGGGCCGCTGTCCCGGGTCGTCGCGGTCATGGTCGAGGTCGCCCAGGGCCGCCTGGACCGCCGCGTCGGCCTGACCACCAAGGACGAGGTCGGCCAGCTCGCCGACGCCGTGGACACCACCGTGGCCACCCTCGGCACCGCCATGCGCGACATCGCCGCCGAAGCCCGCTCCCTGGCCACGGCCTCGGCCTCCCTGTCCAGCGTCGCCGCCCAGATCTCCGCCGGCGCCGAGGAGGCCGCCACCCAGACCCAGGTCGTCTCAGCAGCCTCCGAGCAGGTCACCGCCTCCATCTCCACCGTCGCCGCCGCCGGGGAGGAGATGACCGCCGCCATCGCCCAGATCGCCACCGCCACCGCCGACGCCTCCGCCATGGCCTCCAACGCCGTCACCGCCGCCGGCTCGGCCGGCGGCGCCATCGAGCGCCTCGGGGTCTCCAGCAAGGAGATCGGCGACGTCGTCAAGCTCATCACCACCATCGCCGAGCAGACCAACCTGCTGGCCCTGAACGCCACCATCGAGGCCGCCCGCGCCGGAGAGCTCGGCAAGGGCTTCGCGGTGGTGGCCGGGGAGGTCAAGGAGCTGGCCCGCCAGACCGCCCAGGCCACCGAGGAGATCGTCGGCAAGGTCAACGCCACCCAGAACGACGCCGCCGCGGCCGCGGCCGCCGTCACGGAGATCGGGGACGTCATCGGTCGCATCGACGAGGTGCAGTCCACCATCGCCGCGGCGGTGGAGGAGCAGTCGGCGACCACCAGCGAGATGGTCCGCAACGTCACCGAGATCTCCACCGGGTCCGCGCAGATCTCCGCGAACGTCTCCGACATCGCCGCCGGCACCGAGCAGAACCGGGCCGGCGCAGGCCAGACGGCCGCCACGGCGACCTCCCTGGCGGACTCGGCGAGCCGGCTGCAGGAGCTCACGGGCCGCTTCACCGTCTGACGAGGTCTGGCTCCGCACCCCACGAGAGCCCCCGGCCAGCGCTGCTCGCGCCGGCCGGGGGCTCTCGTGGTCCTCCGACCACGGCGCTGGCCCGGTCCGTGACGGCGCCACCCCCGTGGATCTTGTGGCCCCCCGTTGATCAAGTGCGGCGTCTCCCGGTCGATAGACACGGGAGACCACTTGTCGAGCAGCGGGAAGAGGAGTCGGAGCATGCGCAGCATCAGAGGTCAGCTCGTCACACGGGTGCTGGCGATGACGATCGCCGTCGTGGCCGCGCTGGTGGCGGTGGTCGCCGTGCGCGCCTCCGCCACCGGGCAGCGCGAGGCCGAGCAGTACAGCCGCAGCCTGGCCGCTGGCGAGGCGACCTCGGTGGAGCTCACGCTGCGCCAGGCGCTGCTCACCGTGGACACCCTGTCGGACGCGCTGAGCGCGCTGCACCACAACGGCGGTGCGTCGCGCGCCGCCGTCTCCGCCGCCGTCCACGACACGCTCGCCGCGAACCCCGCCTTCGTGGGCATGTCGAGCGCGTGGGAGCCCAACGCCTTCGACGGTCGCGACGCGGCGTTCGCGGGCGGGACCGACAGCTCCGCGGACGGCCGCTTCGCCCCGTACTGGTACCGCAGCGGCGGTCAGCTGGCCTTCACCGCCCTCACCGGCGTGGAGGACCCCTCCCAGGGCAACTGGTACACCGGTCCGCGCCAGAGCCTGAAGACGCTGCTGACCGAGCCGTACGCGTACACGCTGGACGGCAAGGACGTCCTCATGACCACGGCGTCGGCTCCCGTCCTGCAGGACGGGAAGTTCCTCGGCGTGGTCACCGCGGACCTGGCCCTGACCGACCTGTCCGGGCGGCTGAACGCCATCAAGCCCTACGGCGACGGGTACGTCTCGCTGCTGAGCGACAAGGGCTTCGTCGTCACCAGCCCCCGTTCCGACGCGCTCGGCAAGCCGCTGGAGGGGCCGCTGGCCGCCGTGGCCAAGCAGGTCAGCGCCCAGCGCGAGCCCCGGTCCCTGACCACCACCGACCCCGTGCTGGGCACGACGGCCCTGGCCGTGGTGGCCCCCATCGCCGTCACGCCCGACCAGACGTGGTCCCTCGTGGTCTCCGCTCCCCGGGCCACGGTGCTGGCCGAGGTCGCCCGGACCACGTGGACGACCGTGCTGGTGGGTCTGGTCGCCGTCGCCCTGGCCGGCGCACTGACCTGGTGGATCGGCGGCGGACTGGCCCGCCCCGTGCGCACCCTGCGCGACAGCCTCGTCGACATCGCCGACGGCGACGGCGACCTCACCCGCCGCGTGGACGCCACCCGCCGCGACGAGCTCGGCCAGCTCGCCGCCGCCTTCAACCGCTTCACCGACACCATCGCCACCACCGTGCGCGACATCACCACCGAAGCCAGCGCCCTGCACCGCGCCGCCAGCGCCCTGGACACCACCAACCGCGCCCTGACCACCGACATCGACGCCTCCGCCACCCGCTGCACCGACGTCGCCGACCAAGCCGGCGCCGCCAGCGCCGAAGTCACCACCATCGCCGCCGCCGCCGAGCAGATGGGCGCCTCCATCGCCGAGATCGCCCGCGGCACCCACGAAGCCACCCGCATCGCCGGCGAAGCCGTGGAGGTCTCCACCTCCACCGAAGCCGTCTTCGAAGCCCTCTCCACCAGCTCCACCGAGATCGGCGCCATCGTGGCCACCATCACCGGCATCGCCCAGCAGACCAACCTCCTGGCCCTGAACGCCACCATCGAAGCCGCCCGCGCCGGAGAAGCCGGCAAGGGCTTCGCGGTGGTCTCCGGAGAGGTCAAGGACCTGTCGGTGCAGACCTCCCGAGCCACCGACGACATCGAACAGCGCATCACCCGCCTGCTCAGCGACGTCGGCTCCGCCTCCACCTCGGTGACCACCATCGGCACCGTGGTCGGCACCCTGGACGGCATCCAGACCACCGTGGCCAGCGCCGTGGAAGAGCAGACCGCGGTCACCGCCGAGATCGCCACCGGCGTCACCCGCGCCGCCTCAGCCACCCGCGCCATCGCCGACACCATCCAAGACGTGGCACGCGCCGCCGAGAGCATGCGCACCAGCGCCGCCCAGAGCGCCACCTCCGTGCGCGAGGTCAGCGCCACCGCCGACCGCATGCAGCACCTGGTCGGACGCTTCACGGTCTGACGTCCTCGCCGAGCACGTCACGTCACGGCGCGGCGACCACCGGAGGGTGGTCGCCGCGCCGTGACGTGACGGGCGCCTCAGCCCTGGAGCGGCAGCACGGCCGTGAGCTGGTGCCCGCCGTCGTCGGTGGTGCCCCACCCGGCGTACCCGCCGAGGGCCTGCGCGCGCTCGCGCACGCCCGCCAGCCCGTTGCCCGTCGACAGGTCGGACCGCTCCGGCACGGCCACCGGGGACGACGACGCCGGACACGGCCCGTTGACCACGGACACCACGAGCGTGGAGGCGACCACCTCCACCCCCGCCCGGACCTGTGCGCCCGGGGCGTAGCGCACGGCGTTGGTGAGCCCCTCCTGGAGGATCCGGTAGGCGGCGCGCTGCACCGGGGCGGCCACCTCCACCCCGTCGGGCACCTGGACCACCAGCTGGCCGTCGCACCCGGCGGAGCTCCACAGCGCGTCGACCTCCCCCAGGCACACCGCGCGGGGCCGGGAGGCGGGCTCCGCCGGCCACTCGTGGCCGCGCAGGTCGGCGAGCACCTCGCGCAGCTCGCGGGTGGTCTGCGCCGCGGCGTCGCGGATGGTCTCGGCCACCTGGCGGGTGCGGTCGTCGACGTCGGGCTGCATCCGCAGCCCCGCCGCCTGCACGGCGATGAGGGTCACCTGGGAGGCCACCACGTCGTGCATCTCGCGGGCCAGGTGCGCGCGCTCCTCGGCGCGGGCGGCGTGCTCGGCGAGCGCCCGCTCGCGCGCCCGGCCGGCCACCAGCTCCCGCAGCGCGGCGGCCTGCTCGCGGCGGGTCCGCACGAGCCGTCCCAGGCCCGCGGCACCGGCTGACATGGCGATGGCGGCGGCGACGTCGGTGATGAGGCGCAGCGGGCCGTCCGAGACGAGGTAGCGCGAGTCCTGCCAGGTCATGAGGGCGGCGCTGGAGACCACCGTCCACGCCACCAGGCCCACCACCACGGCATCGCGGCGCTCCTTCTGCCCGGCGGTGAAGAGCAGCACCAGCGGGGTGAGGAGCAGGGCCGTCCACCCGAGGGCCGGTCCCGCCACCAGCGCGGCCGCCACCGGCCACCGCAGCCGGGCGACCACGGCCACGAGGGTGGCCGCCGCCACCACGAAGTAGCTGTCGGCACGCACCTCCTGCCAGGCGAGCACCTCGAGCGCGCACAGCGCCACCACGCCCACCTCGAGGACCACCCGCAGCGGACCCGTGCGCCAGCCGGCCAACCGGCCGCGCAGCGCCCGCGGGGCGCCACCGCGCCCGGGCGCGACCACCGCGCTCCCGGACGCCAGCTCACCCACGCCCCGATCATCCCCTCCGAGGGGGACCAGTCCCAAGGCGCACTGCCCGTCCGGAGCACCACCACGGCCGGAAGTCCCCCGCAGGGGGGCTCCGCGGACGGGCAGAGCGCCGGGAGGGACCTGACCGACCACGTCTCAACCCCGTGGTCCCCGGTGCCGATGACCATGGCGTCACGGCCGTGGGGGCAGTCACTGCGAGGAGCACCTGAGGATGAAGCGAGCCGGCCGCACCAGCGCCGTCGACCGGGCGGCGCAGACCGCCGTCGAGGCCGAGGCCGACGTCCGCGCCGTGGTCGAGGTGGTCAAGGCCGTGGCCGCGGCCACCACCCCCGACGCCGCCGTGAGTGCCGCCCTGGAGGCCGTGCGCACCCAGTTCGGCTGGGTCTACGGCTCCTACTGGAAGGTCGAGGGCAGGGGCAGCGCCGCCGAGCTCCGCTTCGTCCAGGAGTCCGGCCAGACCTCCGAGGAGTTCCGCGCTGTGACCCGCTCGGCCTCCTTCTGCGAGGGCGTCGGGTTGTCGGGGCGCGCGTGGAAGGCCCGCGACCTCGTCTTCGTCCAGGACATCGGCGAGCTCACCGACTGCGTCCGCGCGCCCGTCGCCCAGCGCTCCGGCGTCCGCAGCGGCGTCTGCTTCCCCGTGGTCGAGCACGGCCAGGTGGTCGGCACCATGGACTTCTTCACCGACGAGACCCTCGACCCCGCTCCGCGCCGCCTCGACGTGCTGCGCTCCATCGGGGTGCTGGTCTCCCAGGCTCTCGAGCGCGTCCACGAGTCCGAGCGCCAGGCCAGGGCCGCCCAGGACGTCGAGGCCGTCAACGCCGTGCTGCGCGAGCTGTCGAAGGCGGGCGACCCCGCCGCGGCCGTCCGCTTCGCGCTGGACACCGTCTGCTCCGGCTTCGGCTGGGACTACGGCTCCTTCTGGAAGCTCGACGAGCGCGGCGACGCGCTCCGCTTCTCCCAGGAGGTCGGACAGGTCGGCGAGGAGTTCCGCCGCGTCACCGCCAGCGCGTCCTTCGCCAGGGGCGTCGGCGTGGCCGGCCGGACCTGGGCCGCCCGCGACCTCCTCTTCGTCGAGGACCTCGCGGAGGTCACGGACTGCGTGCGCGCCCCCGCCGCCCGCAGCGCCGGCGTGAAGAGCGGCATCTGCCTGCCGATCGTCGTCGACGGCGAGGTGGCAGGGACGATGGACTTCTTCGCCACCCGCACCCTGGTCATGTCCGCCAGCCGTGAGAGCGCCCTGCGCAACACGGGCTTCCTGCTGGGCCAGGCCCTGGAGCGGATCGCCTCCCGCGAGCGCCTCACCACCGCCGGCCGCGAGCTGGTGGTCTCCAT of Quadrisphaera sp. RL12-1S contains these proteins:
- a CDS encoding methyl-accepting chemotaxis protein yields the protein MRSIRGQLVTRVLAMTIAVVAALVAVVAVRASATGQREAEQYSRSLAAGEATSVELTLRQALLTVDTLSDALSALHHNGGASRAAVSAAVHDTLAANPAFVGMSSAWEPNAFDGRDAAFAGGTDSSADGRFAPYWYRSGGQLAFTALTGVEDPSQGNWYTGPRQSLKTLLTEPYAYTLDGKDVLMTTASAPVLQDGKFLGVVTADLALTDLSGRLNAIKPYGDGYVSLLSDKGFVVTSPRSDALGKPLEGPLAAVAKQVSAQREPRSLTTTDPVLGTTALAVVAPIAVTPDQTWSLVVSAPRATVLAEVARTTWTTVLVGLVAVALAGALTWWIGGGLARPVRTLRDSLVDIADGDGDLTRRVDATRRDELGQLAAAFNRFTDTIATTVRDITTEASALHRAASALDTTNRALTTDIDASATRCTDVADQAGAASAEVTTIAAAAEQMGASIAEIARGTHEATRIAGEAVEVSTSTEAVFEALSTSSTEIGAIVATITGIAQQTNLLALNATIEAARAGEAGKGFAVVSGEVKDLSVQTSRATDDIEQRITRLLSDVGSASTSVTTIGTVVGTLDGIQTTVASAVEEQTAVTAEIATGVTRAASATRAIADTIQDVARAAESMRTSAAQSATSVREVSATADRMQHLVGRFTV
- a CDS encoding sensor histidine kinase, whose translation is MGELASGSAVVAPGRGGAPRALRGRLAGWRTGPLRVVLEVGVVALCALEVLAWQEVRADSYFVVAAATLVAVVARLRWPVAAALVAGPALGWTALLLTPLVLLFTAGQKERRDAVVVGLVAWTVVSSAALMTWQDSRYLVSDGPLRLITDVAAAIAMSAGAAGLGRLVRTRREQAAALRELVAGRARERALAEHAARAEERAHLAREMHDVVASQVTLIAVQAAGLRMQPDVDDRTRQVAETIRDAAAQTTRELREVLADLRGHEWPAEPASRPRAVCLGEVDALWSSAGCDGQLVVQVPDGVEVAAPVQRAAYRILQEGLTNAVRYAPGAQVRAGVEVVASTLVVSVVNGPCPASSSPVAVPERSDLSTGNGLAGVRERAQALGGYAGWGTTDDGGHQLTAVLPLQG
- a CDS encoding GAF domain-containing protein; protein product: MKRAGRTSAVDRAAQTAVEAEADVRAVVEVVKAVAAATTPDAAVSAALEAVRTQFGWVYGSYWKVEGRGSAAELRFVQESGQTSEEFRAVTRSASFCEGVGLSGRAWKARDLVFVQDIGELTDCVRAPVAQRSGVRSGVCFPVVEHGQVVGTMDFFTDETLDPAPRRLDVLRSIGVLVSQALERVHESERQARAAQDVEAVNAVLRELSKAGDPAAAVRFALDTVCSGFGWDYGSFWKLDERGDALRFSQEVGQVGEEFRRVTASASFARGVGVAGRTWAARDLLFVEDLAEVTDCVRAPAARSAGVKSGICLPIVVDGEVAGTMDFFATRTLVMSASRESALRNTGFLLGQALERIASRERLTTAGRELVVSIEEVERNVLAAGSVAERGRTLTVEANDEVAQLGESSAQISKVVSAIQAIAAQTNLLALNATIEAARAGEAGKGFAVVAGEVKELANGTARATTEVDERVRLIQTQVQDVIARLSSITTVVDEINETQNVIAGVLTEQVAVTRAILA